One segment of Streptomyces sp. TG1A-8 DNA contains the following:
- a CDS encoding alkaline shock response membrane anchor protein AmaP produces the protein MTPRSALNRSLLALAGLILLGGGLLILFAGFDVYRRLGATPPTGWPLLAPGDVLLGSADRARWSSRGWWWPVAIAVLAVVLLLALWWLLAQLRRRRPGTLPVGGTPPQEGVELSDRALGDAIAADAGALPDVQEAGVRITGRPAHPHARVGLTLTPEGSPGEALDALCRGPLLTARRSTGYSDLPTEVRLHVARHKAHRAQ, from the coding sequence ATGACGCCGCGATCCGCACTCAACCGCAGTCTGCTGGCCCTCGCCGGGCTGATACTGCTCGGCGGCGGCCTGCTGATCCTCTTCGCCGGGTTCGACGTCTACCGGCGCCTCGGCGCGACCCCGCCCACCGGATGGCCCCTGCTCGCCCCGGGCGACGTCCTGCTCGGCTCCGCCGACCGGGCCCGCTGGAGCAGCCGGGGCTGGTGGTGGCCCGTGGCCATCGCCGTCCTCGCCGTCGTCCTCCTGCTCGCCCTGTGGTGGCTGCTCGCCCAACTGCGCCGGCGCCGCCCCGGCACGCTGCCCGTCGGCGGCACGCCCCCGCAGGAGGGCGTGGAACTGAGCGACCGCGCGCTCGGCGACGCGATCGCCGCCGACGCCGGCGCCCTGCCGGACGTCCAGGAGGCGGGCGTCCGCATCACCGGCCGGCCCGCCCACCCCCACGCACGCGTCGGACTGACGCTCACTCCCGAGGGATCACCCGGTGAGGCCCTCGACGCCCTGTGCCGGGGGCCGCTCCTGACGGCCCGCCGGTCCACCGGTTACTCCGACCTGCCCACCGAGGTCCGCCTGCACGTCGCCCGCCACAAGGCGCACCGCGCGCAGTGA
- a CDS encoding PP2C family protein-serine/threonine phosphatase — MTAGGRRGDGADADRSERFGEEVLGALLDQGHEVPPHLLGRLVARQTGRLGGRETSLLLQDYGQEWLVPLPVDGLTAGDAQPIDGSDAGRAFRESRSVEVPRADGVRIHLPLLDGGDQVGVLAVTLDDVDDDVRRLLRRIAVLVADMLVTKHGYTDLFFRVRRRQAMSVAAEIQWSLLPPLSMTTPRVMLAGVLEPAYDVAGDSFDYALNDDVLHVAMVDAMGHGLDAATMATVAIGAYRHARRISVGLSEIYTFMDRAVAGQFGPDHFVTAQMMRLDTATGRLQWVNAGHPAPLLVRGHRVVRRLHGPTTLPVGFGGPEPLISELSLEPGDRIMCFTDGLVEEHVLGGEEFGEEQLIGWVNGIEGRTRGIRAVARSLSHTLKQARGGITTDDATLLLIEWRGAN; from the coding sequence GTGACGGCCGGCGGGCGACGGGGAGACGGAGCGGACGCCGACCGGTCGGAGCGGTTCGGTGAGGAGGTCCTGGGGGCCCTGCTGGACCAGGGGCACGAGGTGCCGCCGCACCTGCTCGGTCGGCTCGTCGCGCGGCAGACGGGCAGGCTCGGCGGCCGCGAGACCTCGCTCCTCTTGCAGGACTACGGCCAGGAATGGCTCGTCCCCCTGCCGGTCGACGGGCTGACCGCCGGGGACGCGCAGCCGATCGACGGCTCCGACGCCGGGCGCGCCTTCCGGGAGTCGCGCAGCGTCGAGGTGCCGCGGGCCGACGGTGTGCGGATCCACCTGCCCCTGCTCGACGGCGGCGACCAGGTGGGCGTCCTGGCCGTCACGCTGGACGACGTCGACGACGACGTCAGGCGGCTGCTGCGCCGGATCGCCGTCCTCGTGGCCGACATGCTGGTGACCAAGCACGGCTACACCGATCTGTTCTTCCGGGTCCGGCGCCGGCAGGCGATGAGCGTGGCGGCGGAGATCCAGTGGTCGCTGCTGCCGCCGCTGTCGATGACCACGCCCCGCGTCATGCTGGCCGGGGTCCTGGAGCCCGCGTACGACGTGGCCGGCGACAGCTTCGACTACGCCCTCAACGACGACGTGCTGCACGTGGCCATGGTCGACGCGATGGGCCACGGGCTGGACGCCGCCACGATGGCCACCGTGGCCATCGGCGCCTACCGGCACGCCCGACGGATCAGCGTCGGCCTGTCGGAGATCTACACGTTCATGGACCGGGCCGTCGCCGGGCAGTTCGGCCCCGACCACTTCGTGACCGCTCAGATGATGCGGCTCGACACGGCCACGGGCCGCCTGCAGTGGGTCAACGCCGGGCATCCGGCCCCGCTGCTGGTCCGCGGGCACCGTGTCGTGCGGCGGCTGCACGGCCCGACGACGCTTCCCGTCGGCTTCGGTGGTCCCGAGCCCCTGATCAGCGAACTGTCCCTGGAACCCGGGGACCGGATCATGTGCTTCACCGACGGCCTCGTCGAGGAACACGTCCTCGGTGGTGAGGAGTTCGGTGAGGAACAGCTCATCGGGTGGGTGAACGGCATCGAGGGGAGGACGCGGGGGATCCGGGCGGTGGCCCGTTCCCTCTCCCACACGCTCAAGCAGGCCCGGGGCGGCATCACGACGGACGACGCCACGCTCCTGCTGATCGAGTGGCGCGGCGCCAACTGA